The DNA window ATTTGGAGTGTTCACTATGGATGTAGATCAGCGAGAAGTACGTCGTGCGGCTGCGAAGGCATTTCTGGACTCCCTAGACCAATTGCAAGCCTCTCTGCAAGCAAATGATTATCAATCTTCATTGGCTAAATCTCAGGCTGCGGTTAACCAACCTATTAGTACGGTAGGGATGGATAGTAATCGATCTCCCGCTGACTCCAGAAATACTGCGGCCCAGCAGAACGCTTCAAAGTCAGCAGTTCCAGTAAGATTTACTCTGCAAGACCTAGAGATGGCGATCGCCGATATTGATAACTATATTGAGTCAAAGGCTCGACTAGGCCAGTTTTCTAACCTTGACCAGGAGACGGATTAAACCCCCGCTGACGTTGCACTTCATACAGCATTAGTGCACAAGTAACGGCCACATTGAGCGACTCCACACCAGGGCTTAAGGGGATGCGCACAGTCACATCAGCAAGGGCAGCCAAGTCGGGGGATAACCCTGCCCCTTCGTTGCCGAGAAGCACGATCGTCGGCGATCGCAAATCCACCTGCCAATAAGTCTGGGCAGCCAGGGGTAGCGTCGCTACCACCTGCATCCCCTGCTGTTGACAATGACCAACTAGGCTGCGTAGGTCATCACTAACGGCCATAGGTAACCGAAACCACTGACCAGCCGTTGCCCGCAGTACCTTAGGATGGTCTAAATCCACACTGTCTGCGCTGATCCACAAGCCTTCAACTCCTGCGGCGGCGGCAGTGCGAATCATGGTGCCCAGATTCCCAGGATCCTGAATTGTTTCTAAAACAACCCCAAGCTGGCTCACAGGTAACTGACGGGGATCATAGCTACGGCGCTGGGCAACAGCTATCACCCCATCGGGTTGCACAGTAGTGGCGATCGCCGCTAACACCTCCGGACTCACTAACTCAACTCGCTGAGCTAGCTGGCTGGCTTGGTTCCAGAGACGATCGTGCCGTTGTTGCCAAGAGACAGTTGCACACAGTACATCCAAGGGATAGCTGATTTTACA is part of the Cyanobacteriota bacterium genome and encodes:
- a CDS encoding RNA methyltransferase encodes the protein MLTSLKNPLVKQLRKLHRPQDRKRLGLFLLEGTHLLAEACKISYPLDVLCATVSWQQRHDRLWNQASQLAQRVELVSPEVLAAIATTVQPDGVIAVAQRRSYDPRQLPVSQLGVVLETIQDPGNLGTMIRTAAAAGVEGLWISADSVDLDHPKVLRATAGQWFRLPMAVSDDLRSLVGHCQQQGMQVVATLPLAAQTYWQVDLRSPTIVLLGNEGAGLSPDLAALADVTVRIPLSPGVESLNVAVTCALMLYEVQRQRGFNPSPGQG